The genomic segment AGCATCATTTCCGGGGCCGTTGGGTCATGAGGGCAGAATGGGCTGCATGATCACCATCACCGTGAAGTGGGACGTCAAGCCCGAGTACGCAGACAACTTCCTGGAGCTGACCAAGGAGTTCACCGAGGCCTGCCGCGCCGAGACCGGCTGCCTGTGGTTCGACTGGTCGCGCAGCGTCGACAACCCGAATGAGTACATCCTGATCGAGGCCTACAAGGATGGCGAGGCCGGCGCCGCGCACGTGAACAGCGAGCACTTCAAGAAGGCCATGAAGGAGCAGGGCCAGTACGCCGCCACCCGCCCCAAGGTGATCTCCTACGAGATCCCGCAGGACGGCTGGAATGACCTCGGCGAGATCGAGATGCCCGACGGCAAGTGAACTCAGGCAGTCGCGTCGTAGTGGTGGAAGACCGGCACCAGCCGGATGAGGGCGGCCACCACTGCGGCGATGGCCAGGCCGCCCACCAGCGGCGGCGCCCACACGGCACCCAGCGCCACCAGCCCGACGAAGAGGTCACCCAGGCGCGGACCGCCGGTGACCACCATGATGTAGATCCCCTGCATCCGGCCGCGGATCCTGTCCGGGACGGCCTGCTGCAGGATGGTGTTGCGGAAGATGGCCGAGACATTGTCGCTGGCGCCCATCCCGAAGAGCATCAGCATGGCCGCGGCAAGCGCCGAATGGTTCAGTCTGTCTGGGCTCCCGACGCCGCCCGGCCAGTGCCCGGTGTGCACCAGTAGGGCGACGATCCCCAGTCCGACGGTGAACAGGCCGTAGGCGATCACCGACAGGTTCACCGCCCGTCCGTGCCGCTTCCAGCCGACGATGCGCCCACTGAACAGGCTGCACAGCACGGCACCGATGGCCGACGATGCCGCCAGCAGCCCCGCGGTCACGGCTCCCCCACCGATCACCACCGCGCCGAGCGCCGGGAAGAGGGAGCGCGGATTGCCCAGCGTCATGGCCACGATGTCGACGATGAAGCTCATCGCCACCACGGGCGTCGCGCGGATGTAGCGGAAGGACTCGCGGATCGCTGCCCAGGTCTTGTGTTCGGCTCCCGGCTCGGGCGGCATCGGTGGCAGTGCAGCCAGGCCGAGGAAGGCGCCGCAGAAGAGCAGCAGGTCCAGGCCGTAGGTGATGGCGAAGCCGTGGCGGGCCACCAGCAGTCCAGCCAGCGCCGGGCCCAGGGTGACCACCAGACCCATGCTCATCCCGTTGAGGGCGCCGGCTGCGGGCAGCAGTTCGGGCTCCAGCAGGTTCGGGATGATGGCCTGCCGCGACGCGGAGACCAGGGTGGCGCCCATGGCGTTGAGGGCGGACAGGACGTAGAGGATCCAGATGGTCTCGCGTTCGAGCACGGCCAGCAGCAGGATTGCGGCGGTCGCCAGCCAGGCCAGGACGGCGGAGGCGAGGGCCACCAGCCGACGGTCGAAGCGGTCGACGATGGTGCCGCCATAGAGCCCTGCGAACAGCGTGGGCACCAACGCCGCGACACCCACCATCGAGACCGCGAAGGTCGAGTGGGTCAGCTCGTAGACGTGCAGGCCGACGGCCACCGCGGTCAGCGCATTGCCGACGCCGGCCACCAGCGCACCAAGCCACATCCAGGTGAAGTGCCGCGACGCAGTGAACGGCCGGGTGTCGAGCAGGAAGCCGCGTCTGTCACTCACGCGGATGATGCTGCCACACTGGCCTCATGGCTGGCCGACTGCTCTACGACCCGGACTGTGGTTTCTGCACGCGATGCGCCGGATGGCTCGAGGGACGGGGCCTGCGCGCCAGCGTCGAGCCCATCACGCCGGCGTTGCTGCAGGCGTTGGGAATCGACGAAGAACGCGCCCTCCGGGAGATCCCCTTTGTGGCCGACGACGGCGCCGTCACCCACGGTGCCGCGGCCATCGGGCGTGCCTTGGCCACCGGTCCGCAGCCGCTGCGCACCGTCGGGCTGCTGCTCTGTCACGCCCCGGTGCGCTGGCTTGCCAATTCCGTCTACCGCTGGGTGGCCACGCACCGCCACGAGTTGCCGGGCGGTACGGCGGCGTGTCGGATGCCCGGGCCCAGGCCGTGATCCACGGCGCACTCCCATGAAGGACATCTACCCCGACAGGATGTGGGCGCGTGGAGAGATGGTCGGGAAGTCCTTCTGGGGAACGATTCGAGTGTGGACGATTCGCCTCGGCGTGATCTTCGTACCGATCTACGCGGTGTGCTTCGGAGCTCGCAATCCGGATCCCGATCGGTGGCCGCTGGACGGTCTTGGCACGGCAGTGCTGTTCCTTGGTGCTTCATGGTGGAGTTTGGCAGCCTTCTACCTCTTGCTGCCGCTGGCATTCCGGGGCACTGTGGAGCTGGGTCAGGGCCACGTGACCGCCGTGACGGCGCGAGGACGGCGTGAGTTGCTGCTCGACCGGGATGCGGTCGTCCGTCGATAGCTGGTTCCCAACCCCAAGGGCCCACTGGAGGTCTGGTGGTCGGTGCGTTCGGGACACTCCTGGTTGCTCTTCCCCGACCAGCGAATCCATTCCGTGGCGTGGTGGTCGGGGCCTGATACGGCGGTGCTGGACAGTCCGACGTCGACAGCATTCCTGCGCGGGCTGGGTGCATTCCTTCTGGCCCTGCTGTGCTGTGTGACGGGTCTTGCTGCCGCCCTGGTCCTGGTCTCCTGGCCCTGGTGATCACGCGGCCTGAGATGCTGAGGGGCAGGACAGGCACCATCACCTCACCCGCTGACTGACACGGCAGGAGTTGCGGGCCTAGGGTTTCAGCATGCGCGCCTCGATCCAGGAAGTGGTCTTCGATTGTTGTCAGGATCCGTCGGACCTGGCCCGCTTCTGGGCAGGTATCTTCGGGGCTCGTTGGGCTGCCTTGGGCGATGACTGGGCGCTGGTCGAGTCGGTCCCCCTTCGGGTGGCGCATGGTTCGCGGATGAGGCGTGGCCAGAAGTCCGCAGAGCGGCCGAGGCTGCGGCCACCGTGTTGCGGGATCCTGGACCAACGTCCTGACATCGGCACTTCAGGACCGCTCATCAAACCCTGCTGTGTCCTTGGATCAGCGCCTCAGCGCGATTCAGGCTCCGTGCGTCCCCGGCGGACCAAGAGCCAGTGCCCCAGGTAGCACAGCGCCACGAAGGGCACGGTCCAGAACAGGGCCATCCGCTGGGTGGGGTCGAAGACGATCAGCACGCAGGACAGTGCACTGAGCACGAAGGCCGCGATCCCCACCCACGGGTGGCCGGGCGTCCGGTAGCCCAACTCGTCGACGCTGCGCCCAGAGGCCAGCCACTGCCGACGAAAACGCATCTGGCTTGCTGCGATGGCCATCCACACCAGCACCACGGCCAGGCCGGAGATGGAGACCAGCACCAGGTAGACCGTGTCGGCGGCAACCACGCTGGACAGCAGTGCCAGCAGCCCGCCCACCATGCTCAGGCACAGCGCCACCACCGGGATGCCGTGCCGGTTGGTACGCGCGACGGCGGCGGGGATCGTGCCCTCATTGGCCAAGGACCACAGCATCCGCGTCGAGGCGTACAGCCCGGAATTCGCCGCTGACAGGATGGCGGTGAGCACGACGAAGTTCATCACGTCACCCGCCCAGTGCAGCCCGACCGCCTCGAAGACCGTGACGAAGGAACTCTGGTCCACGCCCGCCTCGCGCCACGGGATCAAGCAGGCCATCACGAAGATGGAGCCGATGAAGAAGATGCTCAGCCGGGCCAGCGTCGCGTGGATCGCCTTGGGGAT from the Luteococcus japonicus genome contains:
- a CDS encoding putative quinol monooxygenase gives rise to the protein MITITVKWDVKPEYADNFLELTKEFTEACRAETGCLWFDWSRSVDNPNEYILIEAYKDGEAGAAHVNSEHFKKAMKEQGQYAATRPKVISYEIPQDGWNDLGEIEMPDGK
- a CDS encoding MFS transporter encodes the protein MSDRRGFLLDTRPFTASRHFTWMWLGALVAGVGNALTAVAVGLHVYELTHSTFAVSMVGVAALVPTLFAGLYGGTIVDRFDRRLVALASAVLAWLATAAILLLAVLERETIWILYVLSALNAMGATLVSASRQAIIPNLLEPELLPAAGALNGMSMGLVVTLGPALAGLLVARHGFAITYGLDLLLFCGAFLGLAALPPMPPEPGAEHKTWAAIRESFRYIRATPVVAMSFIVDIVAMTLGNPRSLFPALGAVVIGGGAVTAGLLAASSAIGAVLCSLFSGRIVGWKRHGRAVNLSVIAYGLFTVGLGIVALLVHTGHWPGGVGSPDRLNHSALAAAMLMLFGMGASDNVSAIFRNTILQQAVPDRIRGRMQGIYIMVVTGGPRLGDLFVGLVALGAVWAPPLVGGLAIAAVVAALIRLVPVFHHYDATA
- a CDS encoding thiol-disulfide oxidoreductase DCC family protein, which encodes MAGRLLYDPDCGFCTRCAGWLEGRGLRASVEPITPALLQALGIDEERALREIPFVADDGAVTHGAAAIGRALATGPQPLRTVGLLLCHAPVRWLANSVYRWVATHRHELPGGTAACRMPGPRP